The Zingiber officinale cultivar Zhangliang chromosome 2A, Zo_v1.1, whole genome shotgun sequence genomic sequence TTGGagtttccttttatttcctgCTAACTTTAGGTCCATGTTAAGTTATTTAATCGCCCAATAGGTCTTGTATTCCAACTCTACTGGAAGATGACATGGCTTCCCATACATGAGTCGGAATGGGGGCATATCAATTGGAGTCTTGAAAACAGTATGGTATGCctataaagcatcatctaatttcaatgACCAGTCTTTTCGTGAATTGGATACTATCTTTTCTAATATTACTTTGATCTCCCGGTTGAAAATCTCAACTTGTCCACTAGTTTGGGGATGGTAAGGCATTTCTATTTTATGACTAACTCCGTATTTCTTTTAGCAAATTTTCAAACTGTCTTTCAATGAAGTGCGAACCCCCATCGCTAATAACTGCCCTGGGTACACCGAACAATGGAAAAATCACCTTCTTAAATAGTTTGATCACTGTTTTGGCATCACTTGTAGGAGAAGCTATGGCTTATATCTCTTTCGTAGCTTtttcgtcctttggacgcaccaagcccgtcggctctcttcctgtgtcgtctttctcgctagatgcatcttccactcgacttcctgcgctcctaagctcctgcacacttagacacatggatcaaataacaagcaggacctaacctaacttggttgatcacatcaaaacaaccacggggtccaacaccatCTTCCTGTTCAGATGCTGGTTGCATTCCCACATACGgtgccaaaatgatcctgtccgaaaccGTGAAGCTAGAAAGCTGGGAGGTGGCGGCTTCGCTAACTGGACATGGACTTCGCTTCGTTCTACAAAAAAAACGACATTAGTGccgggccagggaaggggtccctggcgttggccctccgacactcaagtcagtcattgAAATGTGGAGAAAAGTGGAGCAACAATAGCAATAGTAGAACTCAAGAATAacgatgtgcatagattatatacctttgtttagcatgttttgacgcacattcacatactttgtacatgctttgtctatgtattttcgtactttcagttttccttttaacatatttactctttttgtttggagatctgcttttgtgcattttctgtgtACAAGGGTTGAAATTGGTGAAGGATTtatgttcgaggccaaatctgtaagcgaagctagagaggaaggcgcCATCCCttaacctcacacggccctgccatggggggttgcccaagcTGTATGGAGATCCTTGGCCGTGTGGCTGCAGCAGAGGAGGAAGTttccatggccgtgtgaacctcacacagtCGTGCTAAGATGTGAAGCCAAAAAGACCATGGTCGTGTAcactacacgaccatgcaagccatccagagcagaagccttacacagccgtgtagatctacacggtcgtgcaagatttccagagaccaagaagtccctagccgtgtgcaccacacgaccgtgcgagaTTTCCAGAGGTAGAGGTAGTGcaagccatgtagatctacacgaccatgcaagggaagcagaagcagtgtgtgccacggccgtgtatcacacacgaccgtgtaaggtaggcagagaaaggagtggccttggccgtgtgaacctcaaaCGGCTGTGCCTcgaggtcgtgtggcgcccgaacctcacctctatataaagtctcctTCAAGATttaaaaggggatcttctcccttttggggggaattgaagatttgggcgttcctccactttcttgggaggatttccggcgatctaagggcggatcttcaaggtttcgactccggggagcgaggattagatccgaagacggttcttcatcgtagataagcttttcttccctttctttcttggatttcgggatcaagatgtttgtcttttcctattcttttggattctttccttgttccatggattagatctcttgttctaggatggagggtgTATTTGTAAtagagatttgatgtaaactcttgtggatttgcctaaattcctatttctatgattttgccctgtttgtatctattctttcgtgtgtggattgttgtgattagggcttaattaccatgcttaattgaatgtttgaatatctagtggatcttgtatggattgtatctcgttcgattatccgaggggcgtTCGTGACAGAACATgcctgtgtaaggacgtttgaggtaGGATCTTGAGagtgaaattaggtatttcaagagggtaggatagatagtTTGTGTTCAcatattatatcttgatgcggttgaggagtgatgaattctatgttgattatccaagggatgcacgtgacaggcaagcctatgtaaggacaacataggttcatttcTAATtaatcacatttagatatattttagtTCTAGGtcagttgtctattgcaagagagaaccggcaaccttctacaaatgatggacaattgaggaatacgatttggtagatcattacattgaataacattacaaagaaaccaaaactcctagagcatacccttatcattgcccttattcttgtttcttattctttcatttcttcgtTTACATTTCATAGTTTTACTTTACACTTGTCAACCCATTGATTGGTTGTTTAGGTAACTcgcgttgagacatctttagtgtttATTCCAGTTTCTGtagattcgatatcttttattattacttacgacatatccgtacacttgcggagagtcaacaaATAACGCGTACCTCCGCAAGTGatggaccctcctttatatagatcTCTGGTGGGCAgtgtgcacgcttctcgagaCATGGACACACTCTCCTAGGTGTCCCATGAAAAGGTCTTCTCAGGAAAGTACATCTGACACCATATCTTAATAGGGCACGCATATCCCTAATGCGATAGTAGAAACTTCTGTCGTACGATTCACCTGTCGACCATATCTCATGTCAGCAACACTatttcccaaaaggatgtcgagagatactatAGTGGTCTCATTGTTGGGTCGCTCGGCTGGGACTTTGCTCCGCCCGCCATGTCCCACTGCTTGGCCAAGCAGGGTAGCTACTCGGGCAGAACCCATTCACTCTGACAGCCTTAGGTTGCTCTTCCGTGCAGTAGCTATATAGTAACCTGCTTTTTTTCGTTTGGACAAACTATCCGATCTCCATCGATGTCTTGATAATATGAATTGAGCGTCTACTTATCATATCTCCCGAGTTGGAAGGGTTGTCCGCTCGGACATATCCCCCACTGGTCGGGCCCTGACTATCCCGACCGACCACTATAATTATTCGTCGTTCGGTTCTTTGATGCTTGAGCGTTGattatcttattttttatttctatcgTGACAGTTAATCCGTGCCCGGTAGAGCTCCTTCCGTCGCCGCATCAGATAGATTTGATgggtaaaaaaattattaatttaattttaataaattgtcAGTTATGATAGCTAAgttgataatttatttattactattttttggCAATTTCTAATTATGGAGAGCGTTCTGCGGCGTGAGCTTGCCACGTGCAGAAGCGTGGCAGCCTTCTCATTCGCGCAATTTAGAGCTAGTGCTTGAGTCCACACCCAAACCACACAACTCGTCCACTCAAAAATTGCCAATTAAGCTCTAATTCTACCGACTCACCATAACGATGGGTCAAATGTTTTATATTTTACAGCGGATCCGCCATTGAAGCTCCCTTTTCTCCCTCCAGTCCGATTCCTGGCCAAGGCAAGCAAGCAATGCCATGCGTGAAGGAATAAACAATGGACGCCTGACGAGTGACGGCGTCATGAAATTCCGGTGGTCATCGCCAATAAAGGGGAGAGAAGTAGTGAGCCTGACGAGAATCGCATTCCGATGGTCGATCATTGATAGTGTAGAAATGACCTCTTTGCTCTGCCGCATTAATATTTCACCAATGCACACTAGTGCATGGCTGCCGCGGCGACGCAAATCTTCCCCCGATCCAGTGCCGGAGATGTTGTCGGCCAGGTGGGCACAATTGTCTAGCTTTACCTCTTGCGTCACGCCGGAGTCATCTTTTACCCCCATGGAAAGGGCGATGGAGGCCGTTTACGATAAAaagaaagaggaagaggaggcgtGGAACAGAGTCGTTGTCACCCCCGAGAAGCTGGAGCAGTGGATGAGAGACTCCATTGGAGAGGTACATAAGAATTTCATGTTTTTCCCTCGTCGTCAAGAATCCAAATTTGATCGTGACGCAGATCGTGCGGAACATCAGTGACGGGCCTTTTCTTATGCACGTGTTCTCCGACGGCGGCCTGAGGCTGGAGAGAGAAGCGGCGGCGTCGGAGAGGTGGAAGCGGATCAGGAAGAGGTGGGACGAGGAGCGCCGCGTGCCGGATGCAGTCGTTCTGGTGAAGGAGCTTCCGggggaagaagaggaggtggaggcgGTGGTGCGGAGGAAGAAGAGGACGTGGGGGCTGGTGGTGCAGGGGAGGGGGATGGATGGCGCCGTCTGCTACATCCTGGACACCACCCGCGTGCAGTCGTCGGTGGGATTCTGCACGCATTTCTGCCTCGTGCGGGCGCAGAGCTCCGGCGAGGCCGCCGACGTGCAGCTCACCAACGCATGGTTGCAGGGAAGGCAGTAAATTCTCATATCGTTGAAGCACTTACTCCTTGCGGGCCAATAATTTGATTTCTTCGGCTCAACTTTCGCCTTTTGTTTGCTGTTAATATTTTGGGGAATTGTATATATGTATCTTGAATCTAATGAGACATAATTTAGTGAATGTTTTGTGGATATTCAGGTTTATTGTTTGCCGACGAAAACGAGCTAGTTGTTTCATTACTGCAATTTTGGTTTGTGTCTCCGACAAGAACATTTTCCAGTGGATGTAAGAGAACAACGATGAGTGCTTTAGCCATTCCTTGAAACTCGTTTGTTCGATGTATCATAATTATTTATTGTAtcttatttttttcatttcaaaaatacttttattcTAATACTATTATAAACTTTAATTTAGTTTGTTCAAAACTATTactcatttcaaaattaattgattgACTGAATAACtagcttaaaaaaattattacattAATGTTGATGTAAttagcactaatgatctaatTAAGAATTCGATAAATGACAAAGTGGGTTAAATTagttttattgtgatctaacactttgaccgaatgtgcaggagaagcctagctaggttgacggaccgaccggatagctgacacgaagtacagacaggtcgaagggttgaccggaagtctggcacgaagtctagacgggtcgaagggctaaccggacgtctggcaggtaagataaggtaagtcactggaagggagtgactatgaggacgagTTCCtaagaagggaacttaggcgccgatccaacttagaaccatttcgaaactctaagttgagatcttgactagattcggATCTcggtgagatagaatctatccgaatctaattaatacttcttttttattataaactgtgttaacattttgttttgcaggatatataatttGCATTGGTGCTtcggactaatgttttcttgcagGGAGTTAAATCTGCTGGAAaacggaggtccaggcgcccagaagggatccgagcacccggaagggatccgggtgctcgAAATGCAAAAGTTATCCTCATCGCCGCTTCGTTACGTGGAGCTTTATGATTGGCTATGCTacatcacactccaggcgcccggaagggatccgggcggcggaagggatccgggtgcccggagcctcctataaaaggagggtgagccctggagcaaagaacaactcacaacaagatcttccaactCTTGCTCTACTGTGCTGTGCTCCTGCAACGCTGCGAAGTGACTCGGACAACGTGctgttttttatttctttactattgtcaatatttttttaaaaaaaagttcttGTACCTTAAATTTGTAAGcaaattttcgaactgctagtgcattgcccaacgaaagcactcgacgagtgcagaccttggagtaggagtcgacgaaggctcctaaccaagtaaaaaattacttgtgttagcgttgtgtttttatttttccgttgCGTACTCGATTTTCTACGAATttctaaatcgctattcaccccccctctagcgaattactcgatccaacaagtggtatcagagcaagtaccgctttgatttggtgcaaccaccaatcagacaaggggtggAGGTTTACTTGAATACCAAGTCTTAGGATTCCTcgtttctttatttatttgtgtTCAGGATCAAAATGTATCAagtcgaaggcttcagcacagtacgcccCCCATATTCAACGACGACAACTTCCCCtactggaaaaagcgaatggaggtttACTTGAATAccaacttcgaccagtggttcagcgtcaccagaggaTACAAGGTGTCGGTCAACAACTCCAGAAATctactagacccggaacagtggactccagaCATGAGAAAGAAATCCTCGACG encodes the following:
- the LOC122040090 gene encoding uncharacterized protein LOC122040090; its protein translation is MREGINNGRLTSDGVMKFRWSSPIKGREVVSLTRIAFRWSIIDSVEMTSLLCRINISPMHTSAWLPRRRKSSPDPVPEMLSARWAQLSSFTSCVTPESSFTPMERAMEAVYDKKKEEEEAWNRVVVTPEKLEQWMRDSIGEIVRNISDGPFLMHVFSDGGLRLEREAAASERWKRIRKRWDEERRVPDAVVLVKELPGEEEEVEAVVRRKKRTWGLVVQGRGMDGAVCYILDTTRVQSSVGFCTHFCLVRAQSSGEAADVQLTNAWLQGRQ